A portion of the Candidatus Dependentiae bacterium genome contains these proteins:
- a CDS encoding FAD-dependent oxidoreductase, whose translation MKYLKNFFLLVVFMMKNIACTEHKKVVVIGAGIAGLTTAYRLAQNGIDVHLYEAKPRVGGRILTALVDGHIAELGGQNIFDGAPATNMINLINELGLTLNYDKIHFAPHYVDNNKLTALSELLSKHNLNLEKLEVQLNELALSSSSLRVVLDQLLNPEDPVNKCVSTMIAGYEGTPLENLSPRYTETLMHMLLGGVCTAHSFEEIDNNRYFDHLTITGGNSLLPQALAQQLDDRVHLNMPLKWVSQSASGQYQLTFQDGQVVHADVLVLANPCSTYGDINFESNVIPESKLTAIRHVQYGTNAKILVPLTGNYQTKVQTIGDDIGTHFNADETVLTIYCTKDLGFYTAQNIAELYTSKLPHLKLIYDEENLPTSTPTIARDEPFAQYKTPVGHSWPNDPYIKGSYHNIAPGQEEVLTALQELDREMVKTLFAPIDGKLFFAGEHASILMDVPGTLEAACESGERTARMIQRLIS comes from the coding sequence ATGAAATATTTAAAAAATTTTTTTTTATTAGTGGTATTTATGATGAAAAACATTGCATGCACTGAGCATAAAAAAGTGGTTGTTATCGGCGCTGGTATAGCAGGCTTAACAACGGCATACCGTCTTGCTCAAAATGGTATTGACGTTCACCTTTACGAAGCAAAGCCCCGTGTTGGAGGTCGAATACTCACCGCACTTGTTGATGGCCATATCGCTGAGCTTGGTGGACAAAATATTTTTGACGGTGCACCCGCTACAAATATGATCAACTTAATCAACGAGCTCGGGCTCACACTCAACTATGACAAGATCCACTTTGCCCCCCATTACGTTGATAATAACAAACTGACCGCATTGTCTGAACTTTTGAGTAAGCATAACTTGAACCTAGAAAAGCTTGAAGTACAATTAAATGAACTGGCACTCTCGTCAAGCTCACTGCGCGTAGTACTTGATCAACTTTTGAACCCAGAAGACCCGGTCAACAAGTGTGTAAGTACCATGATTGCTGGATACGAAGGCACTCCTCTTGAAAATCTATCACCACGGTATACTGAAACACTTATGCACATGCTCCTGGGCGGTGTCTGCACAGCTCACTCTTTTGAAGAAATCGACAATAACCGTTACTTCGATCATCTGACCATCACGGGAGGCAATAGCCTCTTGCCACAGGCGCTTGCGCAACAGCTTGATGATCGAGTTCATCTAAACATGCCTTTAAAATGGGTTTCGCAAAGTGCTTCTGGCCAATACCAACTTACATTTCAAGACGGACAAGTAGTTCACGCAGATGTGCTCGTACTTGCAAACCCTTGCTCAACATACGGTGATATTAATTTTGAATCGAATGTTATACCCGAAAGTAAGCTGACTGCAATTCGCCACGTGCAGTACGGTACTAATGCAAAGATTCTTGTGCCACTCACCGGAAACTACCAAACTAAAGTTCAAACAATTGGTGATGACATTGGAACACATTTTAATGCCGATGAAACAGTGCTCACCATTTACTGTACAAAAGATTTAGGTTTTTATACGGCACAAAACATAGCGGAGTTGTACACGTCAAAGCTACCCCATTTAAAACTTATTTATGATGAAGAGAATTTACCAACATCTACACCTACCATTGCACGCGATGAGCCTTTTGCTCAGTATAAAACTCCTGTTGGGCACAGTTGGCCAAATGATCCTTATATCAAAGGTTCGTATCACAACATTGCACCAGGACAAGAAGAAGTACTCACCGCACTTCAGGAGCTCGATCGCGAAATGGTCAAAACACTTTTTGCACCCATTGATGGCAAACTCTTTTTTGCCGGCGAGCATGCATCAATTCTTATGGATGTTCCCGGAACACTTGAAGCTGCTTGTGAGTCAGGAGAGCGCACAGCTCGAATGATTCAAAGGTTGATTTCTTAG